The window CGCCCCAGGTCCTGATGGACGGCGTCATGTTCGGTGAGTCGCCCCGCTGGCACGACGGGCGGCTCTGGTTCTCCGACTGGGGGGCCAACCAGGTGATCGCGATCGGTGCCGACGGTGGCCACGAGGTGGTGGTGACCGTCCCCTCGTTCCCGATGTGCATCGACTTCCTGCCCGACGGGCGGTTGCTCGTCGTGGACTCGGCGCGGCGACGGCTGCTGCGCCGCGAGCCGGACGGATCCCTGGCCCAGCATGCCGACCTCGCCGCGGTCTCGGAAAAGCCGTGGAACGAGATCGTCGTCGACGCCCGGGGCAACGCCTACGTCAACACCATCGGCTTCGACTTCCCCGGCGGCGACTTCGCTCCGGGCCTCATCGTGTTCGTCACGCCGGACGGCGACGTCGGTCAGGTCGCCGACGACCTCGCGTTCCCCAACGGCATGGCCATCAGTCCTGACGGCGCGACGCTCGTCGTCGCCGAGTCGTACGCGAACCAGCTCACCGCCTACGACATCGGCGGCGACGGCGGCCTCGGCGACCGGCGGGTGTGGGCGAA of the Pseudofrankia saprophytica genome contains:
- a CDS encoding SMP-30/gluconolactonase/LRE family protein; amino-acid sequence: MSAPQVLMDGVMFGESPRWHDGRLWFSDWGANQVIAIGADGGHEVVVTVPSFPMCIDFLPDGRLLVVDSARRRLLRREPDGSLAQHADLAAVSEKPWNEIVVDARGNAYVNTIGFDFPGGDFAPGLIVFVTPDGDVGQVADDLAFPNGMAISPDGATLVVAESYANQLTAYDIGGDGGLGDRRVWAKTPGDHPDGICLDAEGAVWYADVGNQHCVRVREGGEVLATVDLDHGAFACALSRDEDPRLFVVGQTWGAGGPTQSSGRVVAFPAPAPGAGRP